A single Microbispora sp. ZYX-F-249 DNA region contains:
- a CDS encoding NUDIX hydrolase family protein, translated as MTEMTETTPGWLAPDEIESVRGRMPILYVDAVPVRVDDTGTVTRVGLLLRIGADGTVSRALVSGRVYYHERIRDALLRHLEKDLGPVALPSVPVSPTPFTVAEYFPTPGVTPFHDPRQHAVSLAYIVPVRGDCRPRQDALDLEWFTPEEAASPIVQQEMTGGQGVLLKQALAHVGRLT; from the coding sequence GTGACCGAAATGACCGAAACGACGCCAGGCTGGCTCGCCCCCGACGAGATCGAGTCGGTGCGTGGCCGGATGCCGATCCTGTACGTGGACGCCGTGCCGGTGCGCGTGGACGACACGGGCACCGTGACCCGCGTCGGCCTGCTGCTGCGGATCGGCGCGGACGGCACCGTGAGCCGGGCGCTGGTGTCCGGGCGGGTGTACTACCACGAGCGCATCCGCGACGCCCTCCTGCGCCACCTGGAGAAGGACCTCGGGCCGGTGGCGCTGCCGAGCGTGCCGGTCTCGCCGACGCCGTTCACCGTGGCGGAGTACTTTCCCACTCCGGGGGTCACGCCGTTCCACGACCCTCGGCAGCACGCGGTCTCCCTGGCCTACATCGTCCCCGTACGCGGTGACTGCCGGCCCAGGCAGGACGCCCTGGACCTGGAGTGGTTCACGCCGGAGGAGGCGGCCTCCCCGATCGTCCAGCAGGAGATGACCGGCGGCCAGGGCGTGCTGCTCAAGCAGGCCCTGGCCCACGTCGGCCGCCTGACCTGA
- a CDS encoding DUF4291 domain-containing protein, whose amino-acid sequence MSVPYRQIRAAYTEEAVTVYQAYDPAIAGRAVAAQRFVPPFKRERMTWIKPSFHWMMYRSGWAAKPGQTRVLAVEITRDGFEWALARSCPSHPGPGDDRAMWAARLRDSPVRIQWDPERDARLNPLPYRSIQIGLSREAVDRYVDQWTVSITDITDTLGAIRAGATAPPVERPYPLPPALAAVVGAA is encoded by the coding sequence ATGAGCGTTCCCTACCGGCAGATCCGTGCCGCCTACACCGAGGAGGCCGTCACCGTCTACCAGGCCTACGATCCGGCCATCGCCGGCAGAGCCGTCGCCGCGCAACGGTTCGTGCCGCCGTTCAAACGCGAGCGGATGACCTGGATCAAGCCGTCGTTCCACTGGATGATGTACCGCAGCGGCTGGGCCGCCAAGCCGGGCCAGACCCGCGTGCTCGCCGTCGAGATCACCCGCGACGGCTTCGAATGGGCGCTCGCCCGTTCCTGTCCCAGCCATCCCGGTCCCGGCGACGACCGCGCCATGTGGGCCGCCCGGCTCCGCGACAGCCCCGTCCGGATCCAGTGGGATCCCGAGCGTGACGCCCGCCTGAACCCGCTGCCGTACCGGTCGATCCAGATCGGCCTGTCGCGGGAGGCCGTCGACCGCTACGTCGACCAGTGGACCGTGTCCATCACCGACATCACGGACACGCTCGGCGCGATCCGGGCCGGCGCCACCGCGCCGCCCGTGGAACGGCCCTATCCGCTGCCGCCCGCCCTCGCCGCCGTCGTCGGCGCCGCCTGA
- a CDS encoding nucleotidyl transferase AbiEii/AbiGii toxin family protein, which yields MTSSWERFPYVSLPGGVTVPPRGTPDFPETYLPVVNRPGIRQPPIFDPALKQFDRAFRAGEPVFDDPETGRGWRRARRRAIDHLVRVVAESSWQENLVLRGSLLLEAWVGGEAREPGDLDWVVVPPTVDMDSPLTAAMFKGVIAAAVAGPADGAVTFDPGDVATDEIWTYDRVPGRRLVFVWRAGDLPPGTVQLDFTFNERLPVPPGLALIPRTGGGEPTPVLAASPELSLAWKLLWLATDDYPQGKDLYDAVLLAERVRLPRGLLDAVLRDALRERPASRFGPETVRTLQVDWDEFRAEYPHVTGAAGDWLERLARALGPTFAEG from the coding sequence ATGACGTCGAGCTGGGAGCGGTTCCCGTATGTCTCCCTCCCCGGGGGAGTCACCGTCCCGCCTCGCGGGACGCCGGACTTCCCGGAGACCTACCTGCCGGTCGTGAACCGGCCGGGGATCCGCCAGCCGCCCATCTTCGATCCGGCGCTCAAGCAGTTCGACCGGGCCTTCCGGGCCGGCGAACCGGTCTTCGACGATCCGGAGACGGGGCGCGGGTGGCGGCGTGCCCGGCGCCGGGCGATCGACCACCTGGTCCGGGTCGTCGCCGAATCCTCTTGGCAGGAGAACCTCGTGCTGCGCGGCAGTCTGCTGCTCGAGGCGTGGGTCGGCGGGGAGGCGCGTGAGCCGGGCGATCTCGACTGGGTCGTCGTCCCGCCCACCGTGGACATGGACAGCCCGCTCACCGCCGCGATGTTCAAGGGCGTCATCGCCGCTGCCGTGGCCGGGCCGGCCGACGGCGCGGTGACCTTCGACCCGGGCGACGTCGCGACGGACGAGATCTGGACCTACGACCGCGTCCCCGGGCGGCGCCTGGTGTTCGTCTGGCGGGCCGGCGACCTTCCGCCGGGGACCGTGCAGCTCGACTTCACCTTCAACGAGCGCCTGCCCGTCCCGCCGGGGCTCGCCCTGATCCCGCGCACCGGCGGGGGCGAGCCCACGCCGGTCCTGGCCGCCTCCCCGGAGCTGTCGCTGGCCTGGAAGCTGCTCTGGCTGGCCACCGACGACTACCCGCAGGGCAAGGACCTCTACGACGCCGTCCTGCTCGCCGAGCGCGTCCGGCTCCCCCGCGGCCTCCTCGACGCGGTTCTGCGCGACGCGCTCCGCGAGCGCCCGGCGAGCCGGTTCGGCCCGGAGACCGTCCGGACCCTGCAGGTGGACTGGGACGAGTTCCGCGCCGAGTATCCGCACGTCACCGGGGCCGCCGGCGACTGGCTGGAACGGCTGGCGCGGGCGCTCGGCCCCACTTTCGCGGAGGGATGA
- a CDS encoding MFS transporter, with product MSRPVLAILTVTCAVAVGNVYFPQAIVPLVAAGLRLAPDAGALVVTATQAGYTAGIVLLVPLGDRLPHRPFLVALLALTGLGLLAAGSAPALPSLVAASALVGLTTVAAPVVGPLAAGLAAPGRRGAVIGTLLSGSTGGMLLARTFSGTLGEWLGWRAPYLVAAALALLLAAALAVTVPVTAPVEEPVKGPVRGPVKGPVTTASARRPYLALLAGPLRLLRTEPDLRRSCAYQAAVFAGFSAVWTCLALLLTGPAYGLGAQAVGMLALVGAATMLCTPLAGRLVDRHGPDPVNLVCMLGVLLSAAMLAAGSLGGAGGLAALVAGTLLLDVAMQSGMVANQARIYALRPDARSRLNTAYMTCAYLGGSAGSWLGVRVWSAAGWPGVCALAGLLTALVLTRHLPAVYGPGPRRRSAGTREARGAARPEFRRSRR from the coding sequence ATGAGCCGCCCGGTGCTCGCGATCCTGACCGTGACCTGCGCGGTGGCCGTGGGCAACGTCTATTTCCCGCAGGCCATCGTGCCGCTGGTCGCGGCCGGGCTGCGTCTGGCCCCCGACGCGGGCGCCCTGGTGGTGACCGCCACCCAGGCCGGCTACACCGCCGGGATCGTCCTGCTCGTCCCGCTCGGTGACCGTCTGCCGCACCGTCCGTTCCTCGTCGCCCTGCTCGCCCTGACCGGCCTGGGCCTGCTCGCCGCGGGCAGCGCGCCGGCCCTGCCGTCCCTCGTCGCCGCCAGTGCCCTGGTCGGCCTGACCACCGTGGCCGCGCCGGTCGTCGGCCCGCTGGCGGCCGGTCTGGCCGCCCCCGGCCGCCGGGGAGCGGTGATCGGCACGCTGCTGAGCGGGTCGACCGGCGGCATGCTGCTGGCCCGGACCTTCAGCGGAACCCTCGGCGAATGGCTGGGCTGGCGGGCTCCGTACCTGGTGGCCGCGGCCCTGGCGCTGCTCCTGGCGGCGGCCCTGGCCGTCACGGTGCCGGTGACGGCGCCTGTGGAGGAGCCGGTGAAGGGGCCGGTGAGGGGGCCGGTGAAGGGGCCGGTCACGACCGCGTCCGCCCGCCGGCCGTACCTCGCGCTCCTGGCCGGACCGCTGCGCCTGCTCCGCACCGAGCCGGATCTGCGCCGTTCCTGCGCCTACCAGGCGGCCGTCTTCGCCGGGTTCTCGGCCGTATGGACCTGCCTGGCGCTCCTCCTCACCGGCCCGGCGTACGGGCTGGGCGCTCAGGCCGTCGGGATGCTCGCCCTGGTCGGCGCGGCGACCATGCTGTGCACTCCCCTCGCCGGCCGGCTGGTGGACCGCCATGGACCCGATCCGGTGAACCTGGTCTGCATGCTCGGGGTCCTGCTGTCGGCCGCGATGCTCGCCGCCGGGTCCCTCGGCGGCGCCGGGGGGCTGGCCGCGCTGGTTGCCGGCACACTGCTGCTCGACGTCGCGATGCAGTCCGGCATGGTCGCCAACCAGGCCCGGATCTACGCCCTGCGTCCCGACGCCCGCAGCAGGCTCAACACGGCCTACATGACCTGCGCCTACCTCGGCGGCAGCGCGGGCTCCTGGCTCGGCGTGCGCGTCTGGAGCGCGGCCGGCTGGCCGGGCGTGTGCGCGCTCGCCGGTCTGCTCACCGCACTCGTCCTGACCCGTCACCTGCCGGCCGTGTACGGCCCCGGCCCCCGTCGGCGATCGGCGGGGACACGGGAGGCCCGGGGGGCGGCACGACCGGAGTTCCGCCGGTCGCGGCGATAA
- a CDS encoding ABC transporter ATP-binding protein, whose amino-acid sequence MRGIVEALRLTWRASPWFTTVFVALTLLTAPMPVVTAWLTKLVLDDIIAGAEPGAVLGKAVGLAAAGLATGLIPNLTQYASRETERRVGLLAQERLFTATERFVGMARFEDPVFLNRIQMAMQHGGSTPGVLVSAILSTVSSVVTGLGFLGSLLVISPWIPVVILASAVPVLATEMWLARSRADLSWRLSPIERREMFFRDLLTSTQAAKEIRLFGIGAYLRERMTTQRRRSNVENRRMDLRQISAQALIGLLGTAVASGTLFWAVLAAAGGDISIGDISLLVAAVGGVQSAATSLVHTVAGFHQQLMLFDHYLRVVAAGPDLPVASPPAAITPLEHGIVFKDVWFRYSPDHPWVLRGLNLTIPNGRTVGLIGRNGAGKSTLIKLLCRMYDPERGAVLWNGVDLRELDPAELRARIGAVFQDYMEYDLTAAENIGLGDLAYVSDRDRIVAAAERAGAHTFVERLPRSYDTLLSRLFFQGDDVGGADDGAGVVLSGGQWQRLALARAHLRSGRDLMILDEPSSGLDAEAEYEIHHKLRQFRTGRTNVLISHRLNTVRDADLLVVLDEGVVAERGTHEELMALSGVYASLFSMQAEGYLDALPERATR is encoded by the coding sequence ATGCGCGGGATCGTCGAAGCGTTACGGCTGACTTGGCGCGCCAGCCCGTGGTTCACCACGGTGTTCGTCGCGCTCACCCTGCTGACCGCGCCGATGCCGGTGGTGACGGCGTGGCTGACCAAACTGGTGCTGGACGACATCATCGCCGGAGCCGAGCCCGGCGCGGTGCTCGGCAAAGCCGTCGGACTCGCCGCCGCCGGCCTGGCGACGGGCCTGATCCCGAATCTCACCCAGTACGCCTCCCGCGAGACCGAACGCCGCGTCGGACTCCTGGCCCAGGAACGCCTGTTCACGGCGACCGAGCGGTTCGTGGGGATGGCCAGGTTCGAGGACCCGGTCTTCCTCAACCGGATCCAGATGGCCATGCAGCACGGCGGCAGCACCCCCGGCGTACTGGTCTCGGCCATCCTGTCGACGGTCAGCTCCGTCGTCACCGGCCTGGGCTTCCTCGGCTCGCTGCTGGTCATCTCCCCCTGGATACCGGTGGTGATCCTGGCCTCGGCCGTCCCGGTGCTGGCCACCGAGATGTGGCTGGCCCGCAGCCGGGCGGACCTGTCGTGGCGGTTGAGCCCCATCGAACGCCGGGAGATGTTCTTCCGCGACCTGCTCACCAGCACCCAGGCCGCCAAGGAGATCCGGCTGTTCGGCATCGGCGCCTACCTGCGCGAGCGCATGACGACCCAGCGGCGCAGGTCCAACGTCGAGAACCGGCGGATGGACCTGCGCCAGATCAGCGCCCAGGCGCTGATCGGCCTGCTCGGCACCGCGGTGGCGAGCGGCACGCTGTTCTGGGCGGTGCTGGCCGCGGCCGGCGGCGACATCAGCATCGGTGACATCTCCCTGCTGGTGGCCGCGGTCGGCGGCGTGCAGAGCGCGGCCACGTCGCTGGTGCACACCGTCGCCGGTTTCCACCAGCAGTTGATGCTGTTCGACCACTACCTCCGGGTCGTCGCCGCCGGGCCCGACCTGCCCGTCGCCTCCCCGCCCGCGGCCATCACCCCGCTGGAGCACGGCATCGTCTTCAAGGACGTGTGGTTCCGCTACTCCCCCGACCACCCCTGGGTGCTGCGCGGCCTGAACCTCACCATCCCGAACGGACGGACCGTGGGGCTGATCGGACGCAACGGCGCCGGCAAGAGCACTCTGATCAAGCTGCTGTGCCGGATGTACGATCCCGAGCGCGGCGCCGTCCTGTGGAACGGCGTGGACCTGCGCGAACTGGACCCGGCCGAGCTGCGCGCCCGCATCGGCGCGGTCTTCCAGGACTACATGGAGTACGACCTGACCGCCGCGGAGAACATCGGCCTGGGCGACCTGGCGTACGTGAGCGACCGCGACCGGATCGTCGCCGCCGCCGAGCGGGCCGGGGCGCACACGTTCGTCGAGCGGCTGCCCCGCTCCTACGACACCCTGCTGTCCCGGCTGTTCTTCCAGGGGGACGACGTCGGGGGCGCCGACGACGGTGCCGGGGTGGTCCTGTCCGGAGGCCAGTGGCAGCGCCTGGCGCTGGCCCGCGCCCACCTGCGGTCCGGGCGCGACCTGATGATCCTGGACGAGCCCAGCTCCGGTCTGGACGCCGAGGCGGAGTACGAGATCCATCACAAGCTGCGGCAGTTCCGGACGGGCCGCACCAACGTGCTCATCTCGCACCGGCTCAACACCGTGCGCGACGCCGACCTACTGGTCGTGCTCGACGAGGGGGTCGTGGCCGAGCGAGGCACCCACGAGGAGCTGATGGCGTTGAGCGGCGTCTACGCGAGCCTGTTCTCCATGCAGGCCGAGGGTTACCTGGACGCCCTTCCCGAGCGGGCCACGCGGTGA
- a CDS encoding S26 family signal peptidase codes for MTGPLLLVILPLAAVAAAMVWARRSLLAADVLGTSMHPTYRSGDKVLVRRLPGDRVRPGDIVVADIAVVAEDGPTLLPGRTVREEHREPRLRLADMGGRSAWPPGAEDTVSRIVKRVAAVPGDPVPDSVPRRAGETLVPAGCLVLLGDNPDESVDSRHFGYVPANSMVGKVIRTLSGGIGR; via the coding sequence GTGACCGGTCCGCTCCTCCTTGTCATCCTGCCGCTCGCGGCCGTCGCCGCCGCGATGGTCTGGGCGCGCCGGAGCCTGCTGGCGGCGGACGTCCTGGGCACCAGCATGCACCCCACCTACCGGTCCGGTGACAAGGTGCTGGTACGGCGCCTGCCCGGCGACCGGGTGCGCCCGGGGGACATCGTGGTGGCCGACATCGCGGTCGTCGCGGAGGACGGGCCGACGCTCCTACCGGGGAGGACCGTCCGGGAGGAGCACCGCGAACCACGGCTCCGCCTGGCCGACATGGGCGGCCGGTCCGCGTGGCCCCCGGGCGCCGAGGACACCGTCAGCCGGATCGTCAAGCGGGTCGCCGCCGTCCCCGGGGATCCGGTCCCCGACTCGGTGCCCCGGCGGGCGGGGGAGACCCTGGTCCCGGCGGGGTGCCTGGTCCTCCTCGGCGACAACCCCGATGAAAGCGTGGACTCCCGCCATTTCGGCTACGTGCCGGCGAACAGCATGGTCGGGAAGGTGATCCGTACCCTCTCCGGGGGGATCGGGCGCTGA
- a CDS encoding ADP-ribosylglycohydrolase family protein — protein sequence MARLLTYGDPRAYEATAAVVLTGRCLSTRSLDEAAEPDDGLLRPPEVGTFLDEARAVLAHARETPRQKARLARIAPDATAPSAFLGGLYAAASCSEATEAMEALTFAAAAPDADSVAAVAGAMLGALHGAGVWPVELLSRLESTWVMDTLARDLVAEVTDSPSGSEYTPPEDPFWLDRYPGW from the coding sequence GTGGCACGCCTACTGACGTACGGCGACCCGCGCGCGTACGAGGCGACGGCGGCTGTGGTCCTGACCGGGCGGTGCCTGTCCACGCGTTCCCTGGACGAAGCGGCGGAGCCCGATGACGGTCTGCTCCGGCCGCCGGAGGTGGGGACGTTTCTCGATGAGGCTCGTGCGGTCCTCGCCCATGCGCGGGAAACTCCCCGGCAGAAGGCCCGGCTGGCGCGGATCGCGCCCGATGCCACCGCGCCCTCCGCTTTCCTCGGCGGCTTGTACGCCGCGGCGTCCTGCTCCGAGGCGACCGAGGCGATGGAGGCGCTCACCTTCGCCGCCGCGGCGCCCGACGCCGATTCCGTCGCCGCCGTCGCCGGCGCCATGCTGGGGGCACTGCACGGCGCCGGCGTGTGGCCGGTCGAGCTCCTCAGCAGGCTGGAGTCGACCTGGGTCATGGACACCCTCGCACGCGACCTGGTCGCGGAGGTGACCGACAGCCCGAGCGGCAGCGAATACACGCCTCCGGAGGACCCGTTCTGGCTCGACCGCTACCCGGGATGGTGA
- a CDS encoding patatin-like phospholipase family protein — translation MTTAFILWGGGSLGAAQVGMLRALTAHGIRADMVVGASIGALNGAYYAARPDAEGVEELARLWLSVSSHDVYPVSGPDVLRALAGNLPFHPVRGALQALGVLNYTFPLNPATLAAAMLGRRNYLFDNSSLRRFLERILPIRQLEETRTPLSVLTADVRTGRPVILSRGPALPALLASTAIPALYPTVTIGDRMLMDGGVADLTTLDYAVDAGADEAYLLAPGFSCHLPAAPSTAIAMALHGYNLLSEQRISASIRQNTRRTRLHVLPPLCPVEVLPVDFRGTADMIERATLSTTHWLERREPHPRLARPLGPPHEEDHRHRPGLIQL, via the coding sequence ATGACGACGGCGTTCATCCTGTGGGGAGGCGGCAGCCTGGGAGCCGCGCAGGTCGGCATGCTCCGCGCGCTCACCGCGCACGGGATCCGCGCCGACATGGTGGTCGGCGCGTCGATCGGGGCGCTCAACGGCGCCTACTACGCCGCACGCCCGGATGCGGAGGGCGTGGAGGAGCTGGCCCGGCTGTGGCTGTCGGTGAGCAGCCACGACGTGTACCCGGTGAGCGGGCCCGACGTGCTGCGCGCTCTCGCGGGAAACCTGCCCTTCCACCCCGTGCGGGGAGCCCTGCAGGCGCTCGGCGTGCTCAACTACACCTTCCCGCTGAACCCCGCCACGCTGGCCGCGGCGATGCTCGGCCGCCGCAACTACCTGTTCGACAACTCCTCCCTGCGGCGGTTCCTCGAACGCATCCTGCCGATCCGGCAGCTGGAGGAGACGCGGACGCCGTTGTCGGTGCTCACCGCGGATGTGCGGACGGGACGGCCGGTGATCCTGTCGCGAGGGCCCGCGCTGCCGGCCCTGCTGGCCAGCACCGCGATCCCGGCCCTGTATCCCACCGTGACGATCGGGGACCGGATGCTCATGGACGGCGGCGTCGCGGACCTGACCACGCTGGACTACGCCGTGGACGCGGGCGCCGACGAGGCGTACCTGCTGGCGCCGGGCTTCTCCTGCCATCTGCCGGCGGCCCCGTCGACCGCGATCGCCATGGCCCTGCACGGCTACAACCTGCTCAGCGAGCAGCGCATCAGCGCCTCGATCAGGCAGAACACGCGCCGGACCCGCCTGCACGTGCTGCCGCCGCTGTGCCCGGTCGAGGTGCTGCCCGTCGACTTCCGCGGTACGGCCGACATGATCGAGCGGGCGACCCTGTCGACCACCCACTGGCTGGAGCGGCGCGAACCGCACCCCCGGCTCGCCCGCCCGCTGGGTCCCCCGCACGAGGAGGACCACCGGCACCGGCCCGGGCTAATCCAGTTGTGA
- a CDS encoding MGMT family protein — protein MTIPPELRGPNAHGQARWWAQLGFRTGEAASLGWMTKRNGWAITEAGVRALDDFEGTELYRELARQYRARRLPPQGRVYSDPRWNVVLEALERLEPGHWTTYGDLAALVGMSAQSVGGFMAETADTGHAHRVLQSGGLISPQFRWLDPERTDDPREVLEKEGLTFDHAGRADPRRRVTADRFRTMLAQAGVVLPPAGGPEPTPAPDPTPAAFEQFQQNLGYARQLVDGGRNLEQLAVGSFDVTDLYRAAWTQAVAALDHWVTREIVDRAVGLALTPGEPRPHKFNNLSIPVELFEDIHHRKEDLGNAFRGHLERHFAFMTFQNPEKIKEGFAHVSTVNLWVRVAEVLTGQDAKNPITADGVRTRLREIAWRRNNIAHTADHDPVRPGQKAPITADEAAATIDWLETMAIAIQLALGDTLPAPNPDGPSDMRGAPSAAGAGQAAGSRVKRTWDEPGFLEALEELCPADVRDTLLAVYRHAESHPSFDEYYFGDGEYPSVTAWFNLGSDKASVWSIYTGPAKSVMAVNFGSMHNHGASRQRMARLAERLGVLPGSGHLRDQLESAGYAKYPSLQPAALARPESREVIIAALNEFLTGEPAR, from the coding sequence GTGACGATACCCCCGGAGCTGCGGGGGCCCAACGCGCACGGCCAGGCGCGGTGGTGGGCGCAACTGGGCTTCCGCACGGGAGAGGCCGCGTCGCTCGGCTGGATGACCAAACGGAACGGCTGGGCGATCACCGAAGCCGGTGTCCGCGCGCTCGACGACTTCGAGGGCACCGAGCTCTACCGCGAACTGGCGCGTCAGTACCGGGCGAGGAGGCTGCCGCCGCAGGGTCGTGTCTACAGTGACCCCCGCTGGAACGTCGTCCTGGAGGCCCTGGAGCGTCTGGAACCGGGCCACTGGACCACGTACGGCGACCTGGCGGCCCTGGTGGGCATGTCCGCGCAGTCGGTGGGGGGCTTCATGGCCGAGACCGCCGACACGGGCCATGCGCATCGGGTCCTGCAGTCGGGAGGGCTGATCTCCCCGCAGTTCCGCTGGCTGGACCCGGAACGGACCGATGATCCGCGTGAGGTGCTCGAGAAGGAGGGCCTGACCTTCGACCACGCCGGCCGGGCCGACCCGCGGCGGCGCGTCACCGCCGACCGGTTCCGCACGATGCTCGCCCAGGCCGGCGTCGTCCTGCCCCCGGCGGGCGGCCCCGAGCCCACGCCTGCGCCCGACCCGACTCCTGCCGCGTTCGAGCAGTTCCAGCAGAACCTCGGGTACGCCCGGCAGCTCGTGGACGGGGGCCGCAACCTGGAACAACTCGCGGTCGGCTCCTTCGACGTCACCGACCTCTACCGCGCGGCCTGGACCCAGGCCGTGGCGGCCCTCGACCACTGGGTCACGCGCGAGATCGTCGACCGGGCCGTGGGCCTCGCGCTGACCCCGGGAGAGCCCCGCCCCCACAAGTTCAACAACTTGAGCATCCCTGTGGAGTTGTTCGAGGACATCCACCACCGCAAGGAAGACCTCGGCAACGCCTTCCGCGGGCATCTCGAGCGTCATTTCGCCTTCATGACCTTCCAGAACCCGGAGAAGATCAAGGAAGGGTTCGCGCACGTCAGCACGGTGAACCTCTGGGTGAGAGTCGCCGAGGTCCTGACCGGACAGGACGCGAAGAATCCGATCACCGCGGACGGCGTCCGTACGAGGCTGCGGGAGATCGCCTGGCGCAGGAACAACATCGCCCACACCGCGGACCACGATCCGGTACGCCCCGGGCAGAAGGCCCCGATCACCGCAGACGAGGCTGCGGCGACGATCGACTGGCTCGAGACGATGGCCATCGCCATCCAGCTGGCCCTCGGCGACACCCTTCCCGCTCCGAACCCCGACGGCCCGAGCGACATGCGCGGCGCCCCTTCGGCAGCAGGGGCGGGACAGGCCGCCGGCTCCCGCGTGAAGCGCACGTGGGACGAGCCCGGCTTCCTCGAGGCCCTCGAGGAGCTCTGCCCTGCCGATGTGCGCGACACGCTGCTGGCCGTCTACCGTCACGCCGAGAGCCATCCGTCTTTTGACGAGTACTACTTCGGCGACGGCGAGTATCCGTCGGTGACCGCCTGGTTCAACCTCGGCTCCGACAAGGCCTCCGTATGGAGCATCTACACCGGCCCGGCCAAGTCCGTGATGGCCGTCAACTTCGGGTCCATGCACAACCACGGCGCATCACGACAGCGCATGGCACGGCTCGCCGAGAGGCTCGGCGTCCTCCCGGGATCGGGCCACCTCCGCGATCAGCTCGAATCCGCCGGCTACGCGAAATACCCCTCGCTCCAGCCGGCCGCCCTCGCGCGTCCGGAGTCCCGGGAGGTCATCATCGCGGCCCTGAACGAGTTCCTGACCGGCGAGCCAGCCCGCTGA
- a CDS encoding MauE/DoxX family redox-associated membrane protein, whose amino-acid sequence MEYVLVCCRLLIGAVFVASAVSKVRSRSAYTSFRSAAGELAPKVPLIPRALVPPAVIAGELTAALLLAVPTTVGAGFVIAMALLAAFTAAITMAVRSRRRVACNCFGSSSTPVGPAQLIRNGVLLAASSTGAVLAFGTTSPALEPIGVFTATVAGLLGAGLVLLTEDIAELFQPFA is encoded by the coding sequence ATGGAGTATGTCCTGGTCTGCTGCCGCCTTCTGATCGGCGCGGTCTTCGTGGCGTCGGCGGTGAGCAAGGTGCGAAGTCGCAGCGCGTACACCTCCTTCCGCAGCGCCGCCGGGGAGCTGGCGCCCAAGGTGCCGCTGATCCCGCGGGCACTCGTGCCGCCCGCGGTCATCGCCGGTGAGCTCACCGCGGCCCTCCTGCTCGCCGTCCCGACCACGGTCGGCGCGGGGTTCGTGATCGCGATGGCGTTGCTGGCCGCGTTCACGGCCGCCATCACGATGGCGGTGCGCTCCCGGCGGCGGGTGGCCTGCAACTGCTTCGGCAGCTCGTCCACGCCGGTGGGACCGGCTCAGCTCATCCGGAACGGCGTGCTGCTGGCCGCCTCGTCGACCGGGGCGGTACTCGCCTTCGGCACCACCTCGCCGGCCCTGGAGCCGATCGGTGTCTTCACGGCGACGGTCGCCGGCCTGCTGGGAGCCGGCCTGGTGCTGCTCACCGAGGACATCGCCGAACTGTTCCAGCCGTTTGCCTGA